A region from the Candidatus Electrothrix scaldis genome encodes:
- a CDS encoding glutaredoxin domain-containing protein, with the protein MKKIAFLSLVITALFFSFTRADIRQWFAKKFTESTAVVLKQLKTADTTDRQSDEVIYQWVDERGGRHFSNSKPPGVEGVKAVPATNYTVPSITLQDRQERQERKAAPAVTNQAPRRITKQPKHKKTSRQVATKDKVVIFTASSCPYCKQALSFLRAHRIAFTEYNIERDSTAKKKMRAAGGVQHVPFAVINGKKLFGFSEGNYRRALNLPERSARSSAQNSRKRFRSTGRT; encoded by the coding sequence ATGAAAAAAATAGCATTTCTCTCCCTGGTGATAACAGCTCTTTTCTTCTCTTTCACCAGAGCCGACATCCGCCAATGGTTTGCGAAAAAATTTACGGAAAGTACTGCCGTTGTCCTCAAGCAACTCAAGACCGCAGACACAACAGACAGACAATCTGACGAGGTCATCTATCAGTGGGTTGATGAAAGAGGCGGCCGCCATTTCAGCAATAGTAAGCCGCCTGGGGTGGAAGGTGTCAAGGCGGTACCTGCAACAAACTACACGGTACCCAGCATCACCTTGCAGGACAGACAGGAAAGGCAGGAAAGAAAAGCTGCGCCAGCAGTCACCAATCAGGCTCCTCGAAGAATTACCAAGCAACCCAAACACAAGAAAACGAGCAGGCAAGTAGCGACAAAAGACAAGGTGGTGATCTTCACCGCAAGCTCTTGCCCGTATTGCAAGCAGGCCCTCTCCTTTCTCCGCGCCCATCGCATTGCCTTTACAGAGTATAATATCGAGAGAGACAGCACGGCCAAAAAGAAGATGCGGGCGGCAGGCGGGGTGCAGCATGTCCCCTTTGCCGTGATTAACGGTAAAAAGCTCTTTGGTTTTTCTGAAGGAAACTATCGCAGGGCGTTAAATCTGCCGGAAAGGAGTGCAAGGAGTAGCGCGCAGAATTCCAGGAAGCGGTTTCGCTCCACCGGGAGAACTTGA
- a CDS encoding DoxX family protein, with product MRTTLRGLLNIAGRTLLSLVFLLSALADKVPHYGQVVARMTSEGVPAPQILLAGAIAFMLLGSVSVIIGYKARLGACLLLIFTLSGTYYFHDYWTFDNPELRAEFFKTFLKNISIIGGLLLVIANGPGLMSFDMKQGIETTKVS from the coding sequence ATGCGCACCACACTCAGAGGCCTCCTCAATATCGCAGGACGCACCCTCCTTTCCCTGGTCTTTCTCCTCAGCGCCCTTGCCGATAAAGTCCCCCATTACGGTCAAGTAGTTGCCCGGATGACCTCGGAAGGTGTCCCTGCTCCGCAAATTCTCCTTGCCGGGGCAATTGCCTTTATGCTCTTAGGCAGTGTTTCCGTGATCATAGGTTATAAGGCCCGCCTCGGCGCATGCCTCCTGCTCATCTTCACCCTGTCCGGGACCTATTACTTCCATGATTACTGGACCTTTGACAACCCGGAACTCAGGGCGGAGTTCTTTAAAACTTTTCTCAAGAACATCTCTATTATCGGCGGGCTACTTTTGGTGATTGCAAACGGTCCCGGCTTGATGAGTTTTGATATGAAACAAGGCATTGAAACAACCAAAGTATCATGA
- a CDS encoding CZB domain-containing protein, translating into MNKNEVIAKLQKAVLSHKKWVANARALIEGVPLEKDKVPVNPTECAFGQWYYSFGQNLREVPGFNAIEESHNNLHKTYMEIFAILFGEGSEPSFFSRLIGRSHKIIAANREEAMKKYSTLEQQSKQITNQLAQLEKIITAMSDKQFEKYSPQD; encoded by the coding sequence ATGAACAAGAATGAAGTTATTGCAAAACTGCAGAAAGCTGTTCTCAGTCATAAAAAATGGGTTGCCAATGCTCGTGCCCTCATCGAGGGTGTTCCTCTTGAAAAGGACAAGGTACCTGTTAATCCGACAGAATGTGCCTTCGGACAATGGTATTATTCATTTGGACAGAACCTACGTGAAGTACCCGGTTTTAATGCTATTGAGGAATCGCACAATAATCTGCACAAGACCTATATGGAAATCTTCGCAATTCTCTTTGGCGAGGGAAGTGAACCGTCCTTTTTCAGCAGGTTAATCGGTCGTTCCCATAAAATCATTGCGGCGAACCGTGAAGAAGCTATGAAGAAATATTCCACCCTGGAACAGCAATCCAAGCAGATAACGAACCAGCTGGCCCAGCTGGAAAAAATCATTACAGCTATGAGTGACAAGCAATTTGAAAAGTACTCTCCTCAGGATTGA
- a CDS encoding type II CAAX endopeptidase family protein, giving the protein MEAQENQSTEPEDLPQAQPPSPRLKAGPVLAVFALYFTIQVLTGFVVGVVAALIAATQGANLKDPQTVAQITQQATPLSVIAAALLAGIITLFLSARYFSQAIKDRSLTGAAWVIGPPRSILMAFGAGILIALACLFISPLMCPPPDKDAIGPFAKMATTPGFQRIIVLIIALLLAPPIEELLFRGLIFGGFCRSFGPTSSVLITTVLFAGSHVTEAIYFWPAFAFIAFMALAALWFRVKTRSIGPSIALHFSYNLILMGTTFLTS; this is encoded by the coding sequence GTGGAAGCGCAAGAAAATCAAAGCACAGAACCTGAGGATCTTCCCCAAGCCCAGCCCCCCTCCCCTCGCCTTAAGGCCGGGCCAGTCCTTGCTGTTTTTGCCTTGTATTTCACGATACAGGTCCTGACCGGTTTCGTTGTTGGGGTTGTAGCTGCTCTCATTGCAGCCACACAGGGCGCAAATCTGAAAGACCCGCAGACCGTCGCCCAAATCACGCAGCAGGCTACCCCTCTGTCCGTTATAGCAGCCGCCCTCCTTGCTGGCATCATTACCCTCTTCCTCTCAGCCCGCTACTTCTCCCAAGCAATAAAGGACAGAAGCCTGACTGGTGCAGCCTGGGTCATCGGGCCGCCGAGATCCATCCTCATGGCCTTTGGGGCTGGCATACTCATCGCACTTGCCTGCCTCTTTATCTCCCCGCTCATGTGTCCACCACCGGATAAAGATGCTATTGGCCCATTTGCCAAGATGGCGACAACGCCGGGATTCCAACGCATTATCGTGCTTATTATTGCTCTGCTTTTAGCCCCTCCAATTGAAGAACTCCTCTTTCGGGGCCTGATCTTTGGCGGATTCTGTCGTTCCTTTGGCCCAACCAGCTCAGTCCTTATAACCACTGTGCTTTTTGCAGGCTCCCATGTCACGGAGGCAATCTATTTCTGGCCCGCCTTTGCCTTTATTGCCTTTATGGCATTAGCAGCCCTCTGGTTTAGGGTCAAAACAAGATCAATTGGACCCTCCATAGCACTCCATTTTTCTTATAATCTTATCCTCATGGGAACAACTTTCCTTACTTCTTAA